AAATTTAGAAAATTAGAAATAGACCCATAAAGGAGGACAGGATGAAGGTACACGAACATCAGGCCAAAGAAATATTTAGAAAATACGGATTACCTGTTCCTGAAGGATATCCTGCTTTTACTGTTGAAGAAGCTGTAGAAGCAGCACAACAAATTGGAAGATTTCCAGTTGTTGTAAAGGCACAGATTCATGCAGGAGGTAGAGGAAAAGCCGGCGGTGTTAAACTGGCACACAATATTGAAGAAGTTCAGCAGTATGCAGCTGAGCTTTTAGGAAAAACACTTGTAACCTTCCAGACAGGTCCGGAAGGACTTCCGGTAAGCAGGGTTTATATAGAAGAAGGAACAAACATAGACAAAGAATACTATGTGGCTATTACACTTGACAGAAGCAAATCAAAACTTATCATAATGGCTTCTGCAGAAGGTGGAATGGAGATTGAAGAAGTTGCCGCTAAAAATCCAGAAGCTATTATTACTGAAGTAATTGACCCATTCTTAGGCTTAAGACCTTATCAAGCAAGGGAAATTGCATTAAAACTTGGATTTCCTAAAAATCTAATAAATAAAGTAGCATCTGTATTCGTTAAGCTTTACGAAGTTTATATGAATGAAGATGCATCAATGGTTGAGATTAACCCTCTGGTGCTAACAAAAGAAGGAAATATTGTTGTTCTTGATGCAAAAGTTGATTTTGATGACAATGCATTATTCAGACATCCTGATATTATGGAAATGGAAGACCCAACCCAGGAGTCCGAACTTGAGGTTAAAGCAAAACAATACAACCTGAACTATATCAAACTTGATGGAAATATAGCATGTATGGTTAACGGTGCAGGTCTTGCGATGGCTACAATGGATACAATTAAACTTGCCGGAGGTGAGCCTGCAAACTTCCTTGATGTTGGTGGTTCTGCAAATGCGGAACAGATTGCAAATGCATTCAAGATTATCCTCTCTGACCCAAATGTAAAAGCTATTTTCATTAATATCTTTGGTGGAATTTTAAGATGTGATAGACTTGCAGAAGGTATTATTGAAGCTTCAAAAGAAGTTAAACCTCATGTTCCTATTGTAGTTAGAATGGAAGGAACAAACGTTGAACTCGGTAAGAAAATGCTTGCAGAATCTGGACTTGACCTTATTCCTGCTGATACTATGTGGGAAGGAGCACAAAAAGCAGTAGAACTTGCAAAACAAGCAGGATAATCAGGAAGGTTATATGGGATTAGCTGATAAATACCTACCTTACTATACGGTAGAGGAAAGAAACAAATGGCAAGGAGATTGGGAACTCATTGAAGGAGTTCCTTATGCTTTGGCATCTCCTTCCATCGAACATCAAAGAGTAGTAAGAAACTTATTGGTTGAATTAGATAAAGAGATTAAAAACTGTGGAACAAAATGCGAAGT
The Persephonella sp. DNA segment above includes these coding regions:
- the sucC gene encoding ADP-forming succinate--CoA ligase subunit beta, with amino-acid sequence MKVHEHQAKEIFRKYGLPVPEGYPAFTVEEAVEAAQQIGRFPVVVKAQIHAGGRGKAGGVKLAHNIEEVQQYAAELLGKTLVTFQTGPEGLPVSRVYIEEGTNIDKEYYVAITLDRSKSKLIIMASAEGGMEIEEVAAKNPEAIITEVIDPFLGLRPYQAREIALKLGFPKNLINKVASVFVKLYEVYMNEDASMVEINPLVLTKEGNIVVLDAKVDFDDNALFRHPDIMEMEDPTQESELEVKAKQYNLNYIKLDGNIACMVNGAGLAMATMDTIKLAGGEPANFLDVGGSANAEQIANAFKIILSDPNVKAIFINIFGGILRCDRLAEGIIEASKEVKPHVPIVVRMEGTNVELGKKMLAESGLDLIPADTMWEGAQKAVELAKQAG